The following are encoded together in the Kribbella sp. CA-293567 genome:
- a CDS encoding LacI family DNA-binding transcriptional regulator has translation MRVTLKDIADEAGVSMMTVSNVVNGKRARVSKDTIERIERIVAERGYVPSASARSLAAKSSRLIGLLVPAADEDSLMISPHNVAIVGQIERELRKGGYHLLLRGIAAPAEVAEALQSWSLDGAVLLGFLDEEIDRLTPRTVGKVSLLAIDSYSANPLTTGVRSDDHTGALLAARHLLELGHREIVFASPSFSGVGVVHERYSGFRAAFAEAGLVWRERLVTANTTHAGGRELGRRLKSEHPEATAVFATADILAIGIMEGLGESGFSVPGDVSVLGFDDLDLSAYVTPKLTTIAQDIPRKAAIAVRLLLGTVEGKDHPADPITLDVRLIERGSTGSPPLLAGAGLEEQDAR, from the coding sequence GTGCGGGTCACGCTGAAGGACATCGCCGACGAGGCCGGGGTCAGCATGATGACGGTCTCCAACGTGGTGAACGGCAAGCGCGCCCGGGTCTCGAAGGACACCATCGAGCGGATCGAGCGGATCGTCGCCGAGCGCGGCTACGTGCCGAGCGCGTCGGCCCGGAGCCTGGCGGCGAAGTCGTCGCGGCTGATCGGGCTGCTGGTGCCGGCCGCCGACGAGGACAGCCTGATGATCAGTCCGCACAACGTGGCGATCGTCGGGCAGATCGAGCGGGAGCTGCGCAAGGGCGGCTACCACCTGCTGCTGCGCGGGATCGCCGCGCCGGCCGAGGTGGCCGAGGCGCTGCAGTCGTGGAGTCTGGACGGCGCGGTGCTGCTCGGTTTCCTGGACGAGGAGATCGACCGGCTCACGCCGCGGACGGTCGGCAAGGTGTCGTTGCTGGCGATCGACAGCTACTCGGCCAACCCGCTGACCACCGGCGTACGGTCCGACGACCACACGGGTGCGCTGCTGGCCGCACGGCACCTGCTCGAACTGGGGCATCGGGAGATCGTGTTCGCGAGTCCCTCGTTCTCCGGGGTCGGCGTGGTGCACGAGCGGTACTCCGGGTTCCGTGCCGCGTTCGCCGAGGCCGGGCTGGTCTGGCGGGAGCGACTCGTCACGGCGAACACCACGCATGCCGGCGGTCGCGAGCTCGGGCGGCGGCTGAAGTCCGAGCATCCGGAAGCGACGGCCGTGTTCGCGACCGCCGACATCCTGGCGATCGGGATCATGGAGGGCCTGGGCGAGAGCGGTTTCTCGGTGCCCGGCGATGTCTCCGTGCTGGGCTTCGACGACCTCGACCTGAGCGCTTACGTGACGCCGAAGCTGACGACGATCGCGCAGGACATCCCCCGCAAAGCGGCGATCGCCGTCCGGCTGCTGCTGGGCACGGTCGAGGGCAAGGACCATCCGGCCGACCCGATCACGCTCGACGTGCGGCTGATCGAGCGTGGATCGACCGGCTCACCACCCCTCCTTGCGGGCGCGGGCCTCGAAGAGCAGGATGCCCGCTGA
- a CDS encoding glycoside hydrolase family 13 protein, whose translation MSREQWWRDAAIYQIYPRSFADGDGDGTGDLAGVRSRLPYLSSLGIEAIWFTPWYLSPLADGGYDVADYRTIDPAFGTVEEAELLIAEAADRGIRTIIDIVPNHVSSEHEWFKQALEEGPGSPARDRFWFRGGEELPTDWVSSFSGDTWTRTKNPDGTPGEWYLHLFTPDQPDLNWNHPDVRREHEEILRFWFDRGVAGIRIDSATMPVKDPSFPQYGETAEHPYVDRDELHDIYRSWRAIADSYAEPRVLVGEIWLADPQRFARYLRPDEMHTAFNFDLMGRPWQAAELRASIESTLAAHAPVDAPATWVLSNHDVTRPATRYGREDSSFSFQDKRFGVPTDLAKAQRRARAAALLTAALPGSLYVYQGDELGLPEVEDLPLAALQDPIFHRSEGADPGRDGCRVPLPWTTTGPSFGFNSQGFTPWLPQPADWGSHSVERQERDSGSMLTLYRAALAGRRDLGASPFDWHELNTGDVIAFTRGPGFLCLVNLGDQALALPQYGEVLLASTALTGDRLPTDAAVWLTTK comes from the coding sequence GTGAGCAGAGAACAGTGGTGGCGGGACGCGGCGATCTACCAGATCTACCCGCGCAGTTTCGCCGACGGAGACGGTGACGGGACCGGCGACCTGGCCGGCGTCCGGTCGCGGCTGCCCTATCTGAGCAGCCTCGGCATCGAGGCCATCTGGTTCACCCCGTGGTACCTGTCCCCGCTGGCCGACGGCGGGTACGACGTGGCCGACTACCGCACGATCGACCCGGCCTTCGGCACCGTCGAGGAGGCCGAGCTGCTGATCGCCGAGGCGGCCGACCGAGGCATCCGCACGATCATCGACATCGTTCCCAACCACGTCTCCAGTGAGCACGAGTGGTTCAAGCAGGCGCTGGAGGAAGGCCCGGGCTCGCCCGCGAGGGACCGGTTCTGGTTCCGCGGCGGGGAGGAGCTGCCGACCGACTGGGTCTCCAGCTTCTCCGGCGACACCTGGACCAGGACGAAGAACCCCGACGGTACGCCGGGGGAGTGGTACCTGCACCTCTTCACGCCCGACCAGCCCGACCTCAACTGGAACCACCCGGACGTCCGCCGCGAACACGAGGAGATCCTCAGGTTCTGGTTCGACCGGGGCGTCGCCGGGATCCGGATCGACTCGGCCACCATGCCGGTCAAGGACCCCAGCTTCCCGCAGTACGGCGAGACCGCCGAGCACCCGTACGTCGACCGCGACGAGCTGCACGACATCTACCGGTCCTGGCGCGCGATTGCCGACTCGTACGCCGAACCGCGGGTGCTGGTCGGCGAGATCTGGCTGGCCGACCCCCAGCGGTTCGCCCGCTACCTGCGGCCGGACGAGATGCACACCGCATTCAACTTCGACCTGATGGGCCGGCCCTGGCAAGCGGCCGAGCTGCGTGCGTCGATCGAGTCGACGCTGGCCGCCCACGCCCCGGTCGACGCGCCCGCGACCTGGGTGCTGTCGAATCACGACGTGACCCGGCCGGCCACCCGGTACGGGCGGGAGGACAGCTCGTTCTCGTTCCAGGACAAGCGGTTCGGCGTACCGACCGATCTGGCCAAGGCGCAACGCAGGGCCCGAGCGGCGGCTTTGCTGACGGCAGCGCTGCCCGGGTCGCTCTATGTCTACCAAGGTGACGAGCTCGGTCTGCCAGAGGTCGAGGACCTTCCGCTCGCCGCTCTCCAGGATCCGATCTTCCACCGCTCCGAAGGCGCGGACCCCGGCCGCGACGGCTGCCGCGTACCGTTGCCCTGGACAACGACCGGCCCGAGCTTCGGCTTCAACTCGCAAGGCTTCACCCCCTGGCTGCCGCAGCCCGCGGACTGGGGATCGCACTCGGTCGAGCGGCAGGAACGCGACTCCGGCTCGATGCTCACCCTGTACCGCGCGGCGCTGGCCGGCCGTCGCGACCTCGGCGCAAGTCCCTTCGACTGGCACGAACTCAACACCGGCGACGTCATCGCCTTCACCCGGGGACCCGGCTTCCTCTGCCTGGTCAACCTCGGCGACCAGGCGCTGGCCCTTCCGCAGTACGGCGAAGTGCTACTCGCCAGCACCGCCCTGACCGGCGACCGCCTTCCCACCGACGCAGCCGTCTGGCTGACCACGAAGTAG
- a CDS encoding TrmH family RNA methyltransferase has translation MTPSFPDALTIGAQHPRGRALLAVRKDTVPGRILVEGSWEHSRLLSTPTTVDTFYYCPEACAPPDEAAEIAARAREVFRISPKLLARVSRKSRSDGLISIARLPAWRPSLLRLGEDALILVADGVEYAGNLGTLIRTVDAASADCLVLTSRRAKLTHPTVYAASRGMVLTTPVLEFPTIAEAASWLRQHHFDVHLADPAATGSYKTPAYRGRTAFVVGSEGAGLHRNWHQQGFGKVSIPMLGQADSLNVALSAGILLFEARARKEGW, from the coding sequence ATGACACCGTCGTTTCCCGACGCCCTGACCATCGGCGCGCAGCATCCCCGCGGCCGCGCCCTGCTCGCCGTCCGCAAGGACACGGTCCCCGGCCGGATCCTGGTCGAGGGGAGCTGGGAGCACAGCCGCCTGCTCAGCACCCCGACCACTGTCGACACCTTCTACTACTGTCCCGAGGCCTGCGCGCCACCGGACGAGGCAGCCGAGATCGCGGCCCGCGCGCGGGAGGTCTTCCGCATCTCGCCGAAGCTGCTCGCCAGGGTCAGCCGCAAGAGCAGATCGGACGGCCTGATCTCGATCGCCCGCCTCCCTGCCTGGCGGCCCAGCCTGCTCCGCCTCGGCGAGGACGCGTTGATCCTGGTCGCCGACGGGGTCGAGTACGCCGGCAATCTCGGCACCCTGATCCGCACCGTCGACGCGGCCAGCGCCGACTGTCTGGTCCTGACGAGCCGACGGGCGAAACTCACCCACCCCACCGTGTACGCCGCCAGCCGCGGCATGGTCCTGACCACGCCGGTGCTCGAGTTCCCGACGATCGCGGAGGCAGCGAGCTGGCTCAGGCAGCACCATTTCGACGTCCACCTAGCCGATCCCGCGGCGACCGGCAGCTACAAAACACCGGCGTACCGGGGACGGACGGCCTTCGTGGTCGGCTCGGAGGGCGCGGGACTGCACCGCAACTGGCATCAGCAGGGGTTCGGCAAGGTCTCGATCCCGATGCTCGGTCAGGCGGATTCGCTCAACGTCGCTCTCTCAGCGGGCATCCTGCTCTTCGAGGCCCGCGCCCGCAAGGAGGGGTGGTGA